One Microbacterium marinum genomic window carries:
- a CDS encoding lipoate--protein ligase family protein → MHGEYKVPGGKLVVVDLDVADGRIADFHLAGDFFLEPDDALADIDAAVTGLPVESDVAAIAAAVRSALPAGAQLLGFTPEAVGTAVRRALIVAPGWSEFDWEIIHEKAVSPAMNLALDEVLTTRVGDGRRTPTLRIWEWDESAVVIGSFQSLRNEVDPDGAARHGFEVVRRISGGGAMLMAAGSIVTYSLYVPSELVAGMTFADSYAYLDDWVLHALRSLGIEATYQPLNDIASPKGKIGGAAQKRLANGGVLHHATLSYDMDGQVLTEVLRIGREKLSDKGTASAAKRVDPLRSQTGLPRAEIIERLKQTFASMYGAQPGSISDEEYAEAQALVESKFSTDAWLRRVP, encoded by the coding sequence ATGCACGGCGAGTACAAGGTTCCTGGCGGCAAGCTGGTCGTGGTCGACCTCGATGTGGCCGACGGTCGCATCGCGGACTTCCATCTGGCGGGGGACTTCTTCCTCGAGCCCGACGACGCGCTCGCCGACATCGACGCGGCCGTCACGGGGCTGCCGGTCGAATCCGACGTCGCCGCGATCGCCGCGGCCGTGCGTTCGGCGCTGCCGGCGGGTGCCCAGCTGCTCGGGTTCACTCCCGAGGCGGTCGGAACCGCGGTGCGTCGCGCGCTGATCGTCGCACCCGGGTGGAGCGAGTTCGACTGGGAGATCATCCACGAGAAGGCCGTCTCCCCGGCGATGAACCTCGCCCTCGACGAGGTGCTCACCACGCGTGTGGGCGACGGGCGTCGCACTCCGACCCTGCGCATCTGGGAGTGGGACGAGTCCGCCGTCGTCATCGGCTCGTTCCAGTCGCTGCGCAACGAGGTCGACCCCGACGGCGCCGCGCGCCACGGGTTCGAGGTCGTCCGCCGCATTTCCGGCGGCGGCGCCATGCTCATGGCCGCCGGCTCGATCGTCACCTACTCGCTGTACGTGCCGTCGGAGCTCGTGGCGGGGATGACGTTCGCCGACTCGTACGCATACCTCGACGATTGGGTGCTGCACGCGCTGCGCTCACTCGGCATCGAGGCGACCTACCAGCCGCTCAACGACATCGCCTCCCCGAAGGGGAAGATCGGCGGGGCGGCGCAGAAGCGCCTCGCGAACGGCGGGGTGCTCCACCACGCGACTCTCAGCTACGACATGGACGGTCAGGTGCTGACGGAGGTCCTCCGCATCGGGCGGGAGAAGCTGTCGGACAAGGGCACCGCATCAGCGGCCAAGCGAGTGGATCCGCTGCGCAGTCAGACCGGCCTGCCCCGCGCGGAGATCATCGAGCGCCTGAAGCAGACCTTCGCGTCGATGTACGGCGCGCAGCCGGGCTCGATCTCCGACGAGGAGTACGCCGAGGCGCAGGCACTCGTCGAGTCGAAGTTCTCGACGGACGCGTGGCTGCGCCGCGTGCCGTGA
- a CDS encoding alpha/beta fold hydrolase, producing the protein MPEFIDAHGIAIVYDVHPAVGTPRGVVQLLHGVGEHAGRYPKVIEALTADGFTVYADDHRGHGRTGIRQHDGDTARLGRLGPGGLRAAVAACRTLTDIIRDENPDLPLVLLGHSWGSFLAQMLLDDRPDAYDAVVLSGSALRWPGSLNAAPLNKRWAGPAATGVEWLSTDAEVGSAFLADPLTTTVPLLKLFGPIDAARLYGRPARDLGVDIPVLLMVGRDDPVGGPRSVHRLADAYRSRSGLTDVTTLVYPDARHEIFNEHSQAEVRADLSAWLDARIPRRD; encoded by the coding sequence ATGCCCGAGTTCATCGATGCACATGGCATCGCGATCGTCTACGACGTCCACCCCGCGGTCGGCACCCCCCGCGGCGTCGTCCAGCTCCTCCACGGCGTCGGCGAGCACGCCGGCCGGTACCCGAAGGTCATCGAGGCTCTCACCGCCGACGGTTTCACCGTCTACGCCGACGATCACCGCGGTCACGGACGCACCGGCATCCGGCAGCACGACGGAGACACGGCCCGGTTGGGGCGGCTGGGTCCGGGAGGCCTGCGCGCCGCAGTCGCTGCCTGCCGCACGCTCACCGACATCATCCGCGACGAGAATCCCGACCTGCCGCTCGTGCTTCTCGGGCACTCGTGGGGCTCCTTCCTCGCGCAGATGCTCCTGGACGACCGTCCCGACGCGTACGACGCCGTCGTGCTGTCGGGGTCGGCGCTGCGCTGGCCCGGGTCATTGAATGCGGCGCCGCTGAACAAGCGGTGGGCGGGACCGGCGGCCACCGGCGTGGAGTGGCTCTCCACCGACGCGGAGGTCGGGAGCGCGTTCCTCGCCGATCCGCTCACCACGACCGTCCCGCTGCTGAAGCTCTTCGGGCCGATCGACGCCGCACGTCTCTACGGGCGCCCCGCCCGCGACCTCGGCGTCGACATCCCGGTCCTCCTGATGGTGGGTCGCGACGACCCGGTCGGCGGCCCGCGCAGCGTGCACCGCTTGGCCGATGCGTACCGCAGCCGTTCCGGGCTGACCGATGTGACGACCCTCGTCTACCCCGATGCGCGCCACGAGATCTTCAACGAGCACTCGCAGGCCGAGGTGCGCGCAGACCTGTCGGCCTGGCTCGACGCGCGCATCCCACGACGCGACTGA
- a CDS encoding alpha/beta fold hydrolase has product MAYITVATENSVDVDIFYTDQGPGDGQPVVLIHGFPLNGESWGKQQAALLDAGYRVISYDRRGFGASTKTASGSDYDTFTADLHALIEELDLNDAVLVGFSMGTGEVARYLSRYGSGRIAKVAFLGSLEPWLLKTDENPDGAGDQAFFDGTAAAVREDRYAFLSGFFADFYNLDEFLGSRISQEAVDASIAVANLAGNAAIAAAPLTWPTDFRADIAEITVPALILHGTADNILPIDATARRFRELLPHAEYVEIEGAPHGLLWTHGAEVNEALLAFLSPGEDAAAE; this is encoded by the coding sequence GTGGCCTACATCACCGTGGCGACCGAGAACTCGGTCGACGTCGACATCTTCTACACCGACCAGGGCCCCGGCGACGGGCAGCCCGTCGTGCTCATCCATGGCTTCCCCCTCAACGGCGAGTCGTGGGGCAAGCAGCAGGCCGCTCTCCTCGACGCCGGCTACCGCGTCATCTCGTACGACCGCCGCGGGTTCGGCGCGTCGACAAAGACGGCATCCGGTTCGGATTACGACACCTTCACCGCCGACCTGCACGCCCTGATCGAGGAGCTCGACCTGAACGACGCCGTGCTCGTCGGGTTCTCGATGGGCACCGGCGAGGTCGCCCGCTACCTGTCGCGCTACGGCTCCGGTCGCATTGCGAAGGTCGCCTTCCTCGGGTCGCTGGAGCCGTGGCTGCTGAAGACCGACGAGAACCCCGACGGGGCCGGCGACCAGGCCTTCTTCGACGGCACCGCCGCCGCCGTGCGCGAGGACCGGTACGCGTTCCTCAGCGGGTTCTTCGCCGACTTCTACAACCTCGACGAGTTCCTCGGGTCGCGCATCTCGCAGGAAGCGGTCGACGCATCGATCGCCGTCGCGAACCTCGCCGGCAACGCGGCGATCGCCGCGGCCCCGCTCACGTGGCCGACGGACTTCCGCGCCGACATCGCCGAGATCACGGTCCCCGCGCTCATCCTCCACGGGACCGCCGACAACATCCTGCCGATCGACGCGACCGCGCGCCGGTTCCGCGAGCTGCTGCCCCACGCCGAGTACGTCGAGATCGAGGGCGCGCCGCACGGCCTGCTCTGGACCCACGGCGCCGAGGTGAACGAGGCGCTCCTCGCCTTCCTCTCCCCCGGCGAGGACGCGGCAGCGGAGTAG
- a CDS encoding MFS transporter yields MTTASRARRSSPAMFRSFSVFNYRVWFIGALVSNVGAWMQATALSWVVLTQLTDNDATAMGITMALQFAPPLLLVGVTGWVADRFDRRRLLFVTQGLLMVLGLIIGVLLLVGVMNLWTMYAFAFGLGIVAAFDNPARQAFVSDLVARENASNAVALNAASFNTARMIGPAVAGFVIVAVGTGWVFLLNAVTFMAMLVSLILIRANELAPRPKMRSAARMADGLRYVWGRPDLVVTFVMVFLLGAFGMNFPILASTMAIEFGQEADGYGILSSILAVGSLAGALLAARRDRARLRLVIVGLGLFAAASVLSAIAPLYGLYAVTLMLIGFATVTTLTTANGYVQTTTEPALRGRVLALYMAILMGGTPFGAPIVGWAADAFGPRAAILLGAGAALVAFGIGLTWLIVSGRLHRHETRRFALTIDETRPITVVAPEEFSDEVAATTPIRVPDNESARR; encoded by the coding sequence ATGACCACCGCTTCCCGCGCCCGCCGGTCGTCGCCGGCGATGTTCCGCTCCTTCTCCGTCTTCAACTACCGCGTCTGGTTCATCGGCGCGCTCGTCTCGAACGTCGGCGCCTGGATGCAGGCGACCGCACTCAGCTGGGTCGTGCTGACCCAGCTCACCGACAACGACGCGACCGCCATGGGCATCACCATGGCCCTGCAGTTCGCCCCGCCCCTCCTCCTGGTGGGAGTCACGGGCTGGGTCGCGGACCGCTTCGACCGCCGCCGCCTCCTGTTCGTCACCCAGGGCCTGCTCATGGTCCTCGGGCTGATCATCGGTGTGCTGCTGCTCGTCGGCGTCATGAACCTCTGGACAATGTACGCGTTCGCCTTCGGGCTCGGCATCGTCGCCGCGTTCGACAACCCCGCCCGACAGGCGTTCGTCTCCGACCTCGTCGCCCGCGAGAACGCCTCGAACGCGGTGGCCCTCAACGCGGCATCCTTCAACACCGCGCGCATGATCGGCCCCGCCGTCGCCGGGTTCGTGATCGTCGCCGTCGGCACCGGCTGGGTGTTCCTGCTCAACGCCGTCACCTTCATGGCGATGCTCGTCTCGCTCATCCTCATCCGCGCGAACGAGCTGGCACCGCGGCCGAAGATGCGCAGCGCGGCACGGATGGCCGACGGACTCCGCTACGTGTGGGGACGCCCCGACCTCGTCGTCACGTTCGTGATGGTGTTCCTGCTCGGCGCGTTCGGCATGAACTTCCCCATCCTCGCCTCGACGATGGCGATCGAGTTCGGGCAGGAAGCCGACGGCTACGGCATCCTGAGCTCCATCCTCGCGGTCGGATCCCTCGCCGGAGCCCTCCTCGCCGCGCGCCGCGACCGTGCCCGCCTGCGCCTGGTGATCGTGGGGCTGGGGCTGTTCGCCGCGGCATCCGTGCTCTCGGCCATCGCCCCGCTCTACGGCCTGTATGCCGTGACGCTCATGCTCATCGGCTTCGCCACCGTGACCACCCTCACCACCGCCAACGGCTACGTGCAGACGACGACAGAACCGGCGCTCCGCGGCCGGGTCCTCGCGCTCTACATGGCGATCCTCATGGGCGGGACGCCGTTCGGCGCCCCGATCGTGGGGTGGGCCGCCGACGCATTCGGCCCGCGCGCGGCGATCCTGCTCGGCGCGGGGGCGGCCCTCGTCGCGTTCGGCATCGGCCTGACGTGGCTGATCGTCTCGGGGCGCCTCCACCGTCACGAGACGAGGCGCTTCGCGCTCACGATCGACGAGACGCGACCCATCACGGTCGTCGCCCCGGAGGAGTTCAGCGACGAGGTCGCCGCGACGACACCGATCCGCGTGCCCGACAACGAGAGCGCACGGCGCTGA
- a CDS encoding MarR family winged helix-turn-helix transcriptional regulator encodes MSSSPSPTTLDAASDDLAHAASDFRMATFRLARRLRSQRAVDTMSDAQFAVLAGLKIHGPHTLGELADRERVSAPSMNRTVNGLEESGYLTRTPDDADRRKVIIDLTDAGRDVVVETVRRRDSWLEAAFADLSAPQRATLAKAAAIMQEVAAR; translated from the coding sequence ATGAGCAGCTCTCCTTCCCCCACCACTCTGGACGCGGCCTCGGACGATCTTGCACACGCGGCATCCGATTTCCGCATGGCCACCTTCCGACTCGCACGCCGACTCCGCTCGCAACGCGCCGTCGACACCATGAGCGACGCGCAGTTCGCCGTCCTCGCCGGCCTGAAGATCCACGGCCCGCACACCCTCGGCGAGCTCGCCGACCGCGAGCGCGTCTCTGCCCCCTCGATGAACCGCACGGTCAACGGACTCGAGGAGTCGGGCTACCTCACCCGCACCCCCGATGACGCCGACCGCCGGAAGGTGATCATCGACCTCACCGACGCCGGACGCGACGTCGTCGTCGAGACCGTGCGCCGGCGCGACTCCTGGCTGGAGGCGGCGTTCGCCGACCTCTCCGCCCCGCAGCGCGCGACGCTCGCGAAGGCCGCCGCGATCATGCAGGAGGTCGCCGCCCGATGA
- the pxpA gene encoding 5-oxoprolinase subunit PxpA, with product MATIDLNADLGETVDGEPTADDEAMFAVISSASVACGGHAGDEAAMRQAVARAQNAGVAVGAHPSFVDRRGFGRTALAVEPAELRRQVRSQIEALVLAGADLRYVKPHGALYHVVTVDAGAAVAVAGAVGDVSAALGRVLPILGMPGRIVDAAGAAGLPFVFEAFLDRGYLPSGALVPRSEPGALLHDPVAVAERAVRVAEEGTVVATDGSVLTVSASSLCLHGDSPGAVAMARAVRARLDAAGVAVRPPW from the coding sequence GTGGCGACCATCGACCTGAACGCAGACCTGGGGGAGACCGTCGACGGCGAGCCGACGGCGGACGATGAGGCGATGTTCGCGGTCATCAGCAGCGCGTCGGTCGCGTGCGGCGGGCACGCCGGGGATGAAGCCGCGATGCGGCAGGCGGTCGCGCGCGCACAGAACGCGGGCGTCGCCGTGGGCGCGCACCCGTCGTTCGTCGACCGGCGGGGCTTCGGTCGCACGGCGCTCGCCGTCGAGCCCGCGGAGCTCCGCCGTCAGGTGCGTTCCCAGATCGAGGCGCTCGTCCTCGCGGGCGCCGATCTGCGGTACGTGAAGCCGCACGGCGCGCTGTACCACGTCGTGACCGTCGACGCGGGGGCGGCGGTCGCCGTGGCCGGGGCCGTCGGCGACGTCTCGGCGGCCCTGGGTCGGGTGCTGCCGATCCTCGGGATGCCGGGTCGCATCGTCGACGCGGCCGGCGCGGCAGGGCTCCCCTTCGTCTTCGAGGCGTTCCTCGACCGCGGGTACCTCCCCTCCGGCGCGCTCGTGCCGCGCTCCGAGCCCGGCGCGCTCCTGCACGATCCGGTCGCGGTGGCCGAGCGTGCCGTGCGGGTGGCGGAGGAGGGCACGGTCGTGGCGACGGACGGCTCGGTCCTCACCGTCTCGGCGTCGTCGCTGTGCCTGCACGGGGACTCGCCCGGCGCGGTCGCGATGGCGCGCGCCGTGCGTGCCCGCCTTGACGCCGCCGGCGTGGCGGTGCGGCCGCCGTGGTGA
- a CDS encoding 5-oxoprolinase/urea amidolyase family protein gives MVILPFGERAVLVEVADLREVLSLHRRLESSRPEGVLDLVPAARTVLVRVDPAVLSLSAARSWIEGEDAAPLSPSGDRSRTVEIPIVYDGADLDAAASALGMSVTALVERHAQANWTVAFTGFAPGFGYLVSEEWPYDVPRLESPRTRVPAGAVGLAGEFTGAYPRETPGGWQLIGSTTAVLFDPAASRPALLQPGDRVRFAPARPSASGTAATGAAENPAPPKQEPAARPERPAAEIVEPGPLTTVQDQGRPGHLAAGIAISGAADRGALRTANRLVGNDEGAAGLEITLGGLRLTARRDLWVAVTGAWGPLSVDGRAVPGRSAVRVPAGAEFAVSAFTAGVRGYLAIRGGIDAPALLGSAATDVLSGLGPARLLAGDVVRIGDRVAGPVPPEDLHPWTAPADVIEVPVAPGPRADWFTEHARAVLFDAVWTVSSDADRVGIRLDGPELARRVGGEVPSEAMLPGALQVPPLGRPVVLGPDGPVTGGYPVIGVVADVGRDLLAQARPGTRIRMRHARPHPR, from the coding sequence GTGGTGATCCTCCCGTTCGGCGAGCGAGCGGTGCTCGTCGAGGTCGCCGATCTCCGCGAGGTGCTCTCCCTCCACCGTCGCCTGGAGTCATCGAGGCCGGAGGGTGTCCTCGACCTCGTCCCTGCGGCCCGAACGGTCCTGGTCCGCGTCGACCCGGCGGTGCTGTCCCTGTCCGCCGCGCGGTCGTGGATCGAGGGGGAGGATGCCGCACCCCTCTCTCCGAGCGGTGACCGCTCGCGCACCGTCGAGATCCCGATCGTCTACGACGGCGCCGATCTGGATGCCGCGGCATCCGCTCTCGGGATGTCGGTCACGGCGCTCGTCGAGCGCCACGCGCAGGCGAACTGGACGGTCGCCTTCACAGGCTTCGCGCCGGGGTTCGGGTACCTGGTGAGTGAGGAGTGGCCGTACGACGTCCCGCGGCTGGAGAGTCCGCGGACGCGGGTGCCGGCGGGAGCCGTGGGCCTCGCGGGGGAGTTCACCGGCGCGTACCCGCGGGAGACACCCGGTGGGTGGCAGCTGATCGGCTCGACGACCGCGGTGCTGTTCGATCCGGCCGCGAGCCGACCGGCCCTCCTGCAGCCCGGCGACCGGGTGCGCTTCGCCCCCGCGCGTCCGTCAGCGAGCGGAACCGCGGCCACCGGAGCGGCGGAGAATCCCGCACCGCCCAAGCAGGAGCCGGCCGCACGCCCAGAGCGTCCCGCGGCGGAGATCGTCGAGCCGGGCCCGTTGACCACCGTGCAGGACCAGGGCCGACCCGGCCATCTCGCCGCGGGGATCGCGATCTCGGGTGCGGCCGATCGTGGCGCGCTCCGGACAGCGAACCGCCTCGTCGGCAACGACGAGGGCGCAGCCGGTCTGGAGATCACTCTCGGGGGTCTGCGCCTCACGGCGCGACGCGACCTGTGGGTGGCGGTGACGGGAGCGTGGGGTCCGTTGAGTGTCGACGGCCGTGCGGTGCCCGGTCGGTCGGCGGTGCGGGTGCCGGCGGGTGCCGAGTTCGCCGTGTCCGCCTTCACGGCGGGTGTTCGCGGGTACCTCGCGATCCGCGGCGGCATCGACGCGCCCGCCCTGCTCGGGTCCGCCGCGACCGACGTGCTGTCGGGTCTCGGTCCGGCCCGCCTGCTCGCCGGCGACGTGGTGCGCATCGGCGACCGCGTCGCGGGTCCCGTGCCGCCTGAGGACCTGCACCCGTGGACGGCACCCGCCGACGTCATCGAGGTGCCGGTCGCCCCCGGTCCGCGGGCCGACTGGTTCACCGAGCATGCGCGTGCCGTCCTCTTCGATGCGGTCTGGACGGTGTCGTCGGATGCCGATCGGGTCGGCATCCGGCTCGACGGACCGGAGCTGGCGCGCCGGGTGGGAGGCGAGGTGCCCAGCGAGGCCATGCTCCCCGGCGCCCTGCAGGTGCCGCCGCTCGGGAGGCCGGTGGTCCTGGGGCCCGACGGACCCGTCACCGGCGGGTACCCGGTCATCGGCGTCGTGGCGGACGTCGGTCGCGATCTCCTCGCCCAAGCGCGGCCCGGTACGCGCATC
- a CDS encoding DNA methyltransferase, with the protein MSVDIHLGDNLDVARRLPDASFALVYLDPPFNTGRTQERAIESATRAASDLPPLVPDPASPVKGGFRGASYARTRGALRLYDDRFDDYWGFLEPRLREAWRLLKDDGTLYLHLDYREAHYAKVMLDAVFGRECFLNELIWAYDYGAKSRKRWPSKHDTILVYVKDPGAYFFDSDAVDREPYMAPGLVTPEKAARGKLPTDVWWHTIVPTSGREKTGYPTQKPEGILRRIVQASSRPGDRVLDLFAGSGTTGAVAHALGRDAVLVDHSPDALAVMRARLPEAHVVS; encoded by the coding sequence GTGAGCGTCGACATCCACCTCGGAGACAATCTCGACGTCGCCCGTCGTCTGCCCGACGCCTCGTTCGCGCTCGTCTACCTCGACCCGCCGTTCAACACGGGGCGCACGCAGGAGCGCGCCATCGAGTCCGCCACCCGCGCGGCATCCGATCTTCCTCCGCTCGTGCCCGATCCCGCCTCGCCGGTGAAGGGCGGGTTCCGGGGTGCGTCGTACGCCCGCACCCGGGGCGCCCTGCGACTGTACGACGACCGGTTCGACGACTATTGGGGCTTTCTCGAGCCGCGGCTGCGCGAGGCGTGGCGGCTGCTGAAGGACGACGGCACCCTGTATCTGCACCTCGACTACCGCGAGGCGCACTACGCGAAGGTCATGCTCGATGCGGTGTTCGGGCGCGAGTGCTTCCTCAACGAGTTGATCTGGGCGTACGACTACGGCGCGAAGTCCCGCAAGCGCTGGCCGAGCAAGCACGACACGATCCTCGTGTATGTGAAGGATCCGGGTGCGTACTTCTTCGACTCGGATGCCGTCGACCGTGAGCCCTACATGGCTCCGGGGCTCGTCACGCCCGAGAAGGCCGCGCGGGGGAAGCTGCCGACCGACGTCTGGTGGCACACGATCGTGCCGACCTCCGGACGGGAGAAGACCGGGTATCCGACGCAGAAGCCCGAGGGGATCCTCCGGCGCATCGTGCAGGCGTCGAGCCGGCCGGGGGACCGTGTGCTCGACCTGTTCGCGGGATCCGGAACGACCGGTGCCGTCGCGCACGCGCTCGGGCGCGACGCCGTCCTCGTCGACCACAGTCCCGACGCCCTGGCGGTGATGCGCGCCCGGCTGCCGGAGGCGCACGTGGTCTCCTGA